The Enterococcus rotai genome includes a window with the following:
- a CDS encoding helix-turn-helix domain-containing protein produces the protein MYPTLETLLDFLYEPETKKKLAIMKTLQFKNDWMTLEELHSALGYTNTTLKKYLNQFKKTSDENNTFSIKEDKKRGFFLEIKNTFEFGQYYRDILFDMWPVQFLTQLILHNKVSKDFFPLEFFISESTLKNKIKEFKKVTAFFGIDLKIRNGFYYLKGNEANIRRLSENFFWEFFKGNTWPFKTIDEDVIMDKTESLLQKAIKPFSLIDKRRIHYTLAIQEIRTQRGQFFEVNPTITSYFPILKPFIADMQQNQSLFPSTSEFYYFYLWLATKPRFYAYFNSSMRDYDQCDTHIQLNIRILEFITQTLGSLNENNTTIVFNYLFSTHMNLILFKNCRVINDTKMNFFNKKNMQPFIHKMLSLIEEDVSLTKESRAFLSYHYSIILSVIYPPTIFSRKINISFCTDLEPLIEAKLLHILTDYFSNIVNVAFYSGINEIDEPIDLVVHTALNPSDFLTENVKDALYVDTRFLYNRNLSPLLDLINQYLSNEISDFSHS, from the coding sequence ATGTACCCTACTTTAGAAACACTACTTGACTTTCTATACGAGCCAGAAACAAAGAAAAAGCTCGCTATTATGAAAACTTTACAGTTTAAGAATGATTGGATGACACTGGAAGAATTACATTCAGCTTTAGGATATACCAACACAACTTTAAAAAAATATTTGAATCAATTCAAAAAAACATCAGATGAAAATAATACCTTTTCGATAAAAGAAGATAAAAAAAGAGGCTTTTTTTTAGAAATTAAAAACACGTTTGAATTTGGTCAATATTATCGAGATATTCTTTTTGATATGTGGCCAGTACAATTTCTAACACAGCTGATTTTACATAATAAAGTAAGTAAAGATTTTTTCCCGCTTGAATTTTTCATTAGTGAGTCGACATTAAAGAATAAAATCAAAGAATTTAAGAAGGTCACGGCATTTTTTGGTATTGATTTAAAAATCCGTAATGGTTTTTATTATTTAAAAGGAAATGAGGCAAATATTCGGAGGCTTTCAGAGAATTTTTTTTGGGAGTTTTTTAAAGGCAATACATGGCCGTTTAAAACGATTGATGAAGACGTCATCATGGATAAAACAGAAAGTTTGTTACAAAAAGCAATTAAGCCATTTTCATTGATTGACAAACGTAGAATCCACTATACTTTGGCTATTCAAGAGATACGTACTCAGCGTGGTCAATTTTTTGAAGTAAATCCAACTATCACTAGTTATTTCCCGATTTTGAAGCCTTTTATAGCGGATATGCAGCAAAACCAATCACTTTTTCCTAGCACATCAGAATTCTATTATTTCTACCTTTGGCTAGCTACTAAACCAAGATTTTATGCTTATTTTAATAGCAGTATGAGAGATTACGATCAGTGTGATACGCATATCCAGTTGAACATTAGGATTCTTGAATTTATCACCCAAACATTAGGGTCACTAAACGAGAATAACACTACTATTGTATTTAATTATTTGTTTTCCACCCACATGAATCTAATCTTGTTTAAAAATTGTCGTGTAATCAACGATACAAAAATGAATTTTTTTAATAAGAAAAATATGCAACCATTTATCCATAAGATGCTGAGCTTAATCGAAGAGGATGTTTCTTTAACGAAAGAGAGTAGAGCATTTTTATCTTATCACTACAGTATTATTTTATCTGTCATTTATCCCCCCACTATTTTTTCGCGAAAAATCAACATCAGTTTTTGTACAGATTTAGAACCACTGATAGAGGCGAAATTGCTGCACATTTTAACAGATTATTTTTCAAACATCGTGAATGTGGCTTTTTATTCTGGTATTAATGAAATAGATGAGCCTATTGATTTAGTCGTGCATACTGCTTTAAACCCTAGTGATTTTTTAACTGAGAATGTTAAAGATGCCCTTTACGTAGATACACGATTTCTCTACAATCGAAATTTATCTCCATTACTTGATCTTATCAACCAATATCTATCTAATGAGATAAGTGATTTTTCTCATTCTTGA
- the pepV gene encoding dipeptidase PepV has product MTIDWQKEVDARKDALLEDLQNLLRINSERDDSKVTPDAPFGPGPVAGLKHMLAYGERDGFVVKNVDNYAGHIEYGEGAETLGIFGHMDVVPAGDGWDTDPYEPVIKDGKIFARGSSDDKGPSMAAYYALRIIKDLGLPLSKKVRFVVGSDEESGWGDMDYYFKHEEKPDFGFSPDAEFPIINGEKGNVTIRLTFKGGNGVDYQLINFKSGLRENMVPGTATAVVTAASADDAASLTASFETFIKEEQKISGHAELSDKTVTFHVVGKGAHGASPQSGINAATFLATFLNNYSFAEGAYSFINTLAEFVHEDFYGEKLGTAFEDEKMGKLTMNAGIVNFDSANPENSLVTLNFRYPKGTSAEELQEKVQKTVGENVTATQGGRNQEPHYVPADDPLVETLLQVYEDHTGQKGHEQIIGGGTYGRLLKRGVAYGAMFPGYTDTMHQANEFMALDDLFRATAIYADAIYRLAK; this is encoded by the coding sequence ATGACAATTGATTGGCAAAAAGAAGTAGATGCACGTAAAGATGCGCTATTAGAAGATTTACAAAATTTATTACGCATCAATAGTGAGCGTGATGACTCAAAAGTAACACCAGATGCACCATTTGGACCTGGGCCTGTAGCAGGCTTAAAACATATGTTAGCGTATGGCGAACGTGATGGTTTCGTTGTGAAAAACGTGGATAACTACGCTGGACATATCGAATACGGTGAAGGCGCTGAAACATTAGGGATTTTCGGGCACATGGACGTAGTTCCTGCTGGTGATGGCTGGGATACGGATCCTTATGAGCCTGTAATCAAAGACGGTAAAATCTTTGCCCGCGGTTCAAGTGACGATAAAGGCCCAAGTATGGCGGCTTATTATGCATTACGAATCATCAAAGATTTAGGGTTACCATTATCTAAAAAAGTTCGTTTTGTCGTAGGTAGTGACGAAGAAAGCGGCTGGGGTGATATGGATTATTACTTCAAACATGAAGAAAAACCTGACTTTGGTTTCTCACCAGATGCAGAATTTCCGATCATCAATGGTGAAAAAGGAAACGTAACGATTCGCTTAACTTTCAAAGGCGGAAACGGCGTGGACTATCAATTAATTAACTTTAAATCTGGCTTACGTGAAAATATGGTTCCCGGAACAGCAACGGCAGTTGTAACGGCTGCTTCAGCAGATGATGCAGCCTCTTTAACAGCGTCATTTGAAACATTTATTAAAGAAGAACAAAAAATTTCAGGACATGCAGAACTTTCAGATAAAACCGTTACCTTCCATGTTGTTGGGAAAGGTGCACATGGCGCTAGTCCACAATCAGGAATTAATGCTGCTACATTCTTAGCAACTTTCTTAAATAATTACAGCTTTGCTGAAGGGGCCTATAGCTTCATCAATACATTAGCGGAATTCGTTCACGAAGATTTCTATGGTGAAAAATTAGGTACTGCATTTGAAGATGAAAAAATGGGCAAATTAACAATGAATGCGGGTATTGTGAACTTTGATTCTGCTAACCCAGAAAATAGCTTAGTGACATTAAACTTCCGCTATCCAAAAGGAACATCAGCAGAAGAATTACAAGAAAAAGTGCAAAAAACAGTGGGTGAAAATGTAACGGCCACACAAGGTGGACGCAATCAAGAACCACATTATGTTCCAGCAGATGATCCATTGGTTGAAACGTTATTACAAGTTTACGAAGACCACACTGGTCAAAAAGGCCATGAACAAATCATCGGTGGCGGAACGTACGGACGTTTACTAAAACGTGGTGTGGCATACGGCGCAATGTTCCCAGGCTATACAGATACAATGCACCAAGCCAATGAGTTTATGGCGTTGGATGATTTATTCCGTGCAACAGCTATTTATGCGGATGCGATTTATCGTTTGGCGAAATAA
- a CDS encoding NAD(P)H-hydrate dehydratase, with protein MKELSQEILTAVIRPRPQNAHKGTFGRSVLIGGNEQYGGAIMMSAEACVKAGCGLTSVITAEKNHPPLHARLPEAMVLDWRLTQDFTCLLHTADVILIGPGLGLEPHSQQILEQVLLQQKSSQWLVIDGSAITLFAQKHYSLNYPKQVVFTPHQMEWQRLSGLEIVDQTVENNQICQKSLGATIVLKSHRTEIYASHSQYRNPLGTPAMATGGMGDSLAGIITGFLAQFANKEAALCAAVYLHSLIGEELGKEHYVVLPTEISKNLPQYMKQFEQSNNKAEDK; from the coding sequence ATGAAAGAATTATCACAAGAAATTTTAACTGCTGTCATTCGTCCTCGTCCACAAAATGCTCATAAAGGAACCTTTGGACGCTCTGTGTTGATTGGTGGTAATGAACAATACGGAGGAGCAATCATGATGAGTGCAGAAGCGTGTGTCAAAGCAGGTTGTGGATTAACTTCCGTCATTACTGCAGAAAAAAATCATCCCCCTCTTCATGCGCGTTTACCTGAAGCGATGGTGCTGGATTGGAGACTCACACAAGATTTTACTTGTCTACTACATACAGCAGATGTCATTTTGATTGGACCGGGTTTAGGTTTAGAACCCCATAGTCAGCAGATTCTAGAACAGGTCTTGCTACAACAAAAGTCATCTCAATGGTTGGTGATCGACGGGTCTGCGATTACTTTGTTTGCTCAAAAGCACTATTCCTTAAACTACCCGAAACAAGTTGTATTCACACCTCATCAAATGGAGTGGCAACGGCTGAGTGGACTCGAAATTGTCGATCAAACGGTTGAAAACAACCAGATTTGCCAAAAATCATTAGGAGCCACTATTGTTTTAAAAAGCCATCGAACAGAAATTTATGCTAGCCATTCACAATACAGAAATCCACTAGGAACTCCTGCTATGGCAACTGGCGGCATGGGCGATAGCTTGGCTGGCATAATCACTGGCTTTCTGGCTCAATTTGCCAATAAAGAAGCGGCTCTTTGCGCAGCGGTTTACCTTCATAGTTTGATTGGGGAGGAATTAGGCAAAGAGCATTATGTTGTCTTACCGACCGAAATCAGTAAGAATTTGCCGCAGTATATGAAACAATTTGAGCAATCAAATAATAAAGCAGAGGATAAATGA
- a CDS encoding DUF916 and DUF3324 domain-containing protein, whose amino-acid sequence MKIRKLFYVLAFFIVVSIYHSGEVFAADEKEHLGYTVSMVQPKTQIDPKRSYFYIQTRPNEPQNIEVRIKSTKKEAVKIKIFSQNAITGNNGTIDYTEELADKDASLTSPITEMVKVETPEVTVENFEEKTVKITIMPPKESYKGVKMGALVFALDQGQEAKNGVATEFSYRIGLITSESGDEFTNGETLNLTEAKASIKRGKKMVLATLQNPEPKTVEGLTVSAELTKKNSEKVIKKKNVKNYAMAPNSHVDFEIDWGTNTLPSGKYMITLAIHSDYQEWYLQKEFTITNQQAKTINKESAFKIITPKWGQLTAIALLFFTLINSCWLMARRRKWEMEWEKLRRAKKRERLNKKNHKAKSQR is encoded by the coding sequence ATGAAAATAAGAAAACTGTTTTATGTGTTGGCATTTTTTATTGTAGTAAGCATATATCACTCAGGAGAAGTGTTTGCTGCCGATGAAAAAGAACATTTAGGTTACACGGTATCAATGGTTCAACCAAAAACACAAATCGATCCAAAACGAAGTTATTTCTACATTCAAACCAGACCAAATGAGCCGCAAAATATTGAAGTTCGTATTAAAAGTACGAAAAAAGAAGCAGTAAAAATTAAAATTTTTAGTCAAAATGCGATTACCGGAAATAATGGAACGATTGACTATACCGAAGAACTAGCAGATAAAGATGCCAGCTTAACTTCACCGATAACAGAAATGGTAAAAGTAGAGACACCAGAAGTCACCGTAGAAAATTTTGAAGAGAAAACAGTAAAAATAACAATCATGCCACCAAAAGAATCGTATAAAGGCGTAAAGATGGGGGCACTCGTCTTTGCACTGGATCAAGGCCAAGAAGCTAAAAATGGTGTGGCTACTGAATTTTCATATCGGATTGGCTTGATTACCTCAGAGTCGGGAGATGAATTTACTAATGGAGAAACATTGAACCTGACAGAAGCAAAAGCATCTATTAAACGAGGCAAAAAAATGGTGTTGGCTACATTACAAAATCCTGAGCCAAAAACCGTTGAAGGATTAACCGTCTCCGCAGAGTTAACTAAAAAAAACAGTGAAAAAGTCATCAAGAAAAAAAATGTCAAAAATTACGCTATGGCACCAAATAGTCATGTTGATTTTGAAATAGATTGGGGAACGAATACCTTGCCCTCGGGAAAGTACATGATTACATTAGCTATTCATAGTGACTACCAAGAATGGTATTTACAGAAAGAATTCACAATTACTAATCAACAAGCAAAAACGATTAATAAAGAGAGTGCCTTCAAGATCATTACGCCCAAGTGGGGGCAATTAACGGCTATTGCCTTACTATTTTTCACCCTTATAAACAGCTGCTGGTTAATGGCGAGAAGAAGAAAATGGGAAATGGAGTGGGAAAAACTACGTCGGGCAAAGAAAAGGGAACGATTAAATAAAAAGAACCATAAAGCTAAAAGTCAGAGGTGA
- a CDS encoding putative polysaccharide biosynthesis protein gives MINQPNPADQPILTNQEKMVKGSAWMTASNIISRLLGAVYIIPWYAWMGSHANEANSLSSMGYTVYALFLLISTAGIPAAIAKQTSYYNSLNEYKISRQLFYKALQLMAILGAIFAIVMYLASPLLAQWSGGGEELIPTMRSLSLAVLIFPCMSVVRGYFQGNQDMMPYALSQIVEQVARVFYMLLTAFIIMKVFEGNYVDAVTQSTLAAFVGMLASLVVLFYYFHKQKPMFDYLAAHSANEHQASTRDLLTETLKEALPFIIVGSGVTVFKLVDQFTFSNFMNTFTTYSGSQLRTLFAIFNANPDKLTMVVIALATSISATGLPLITEAITLKKYRDLSKLISNNLQLFMFVMLPATFGMIVLAKPLYTMFYAPDALGVSVLIQACFAGLFMGLYMLSSTMLMGMYENKAAIKYFGLGLALKLIVQYPSVRLFEVYGPLIATMIGFTLSCVLIMRKIKKVSHFNFGLTLRRGLLIFLITLIMMIGAIIMRQFLYLFLDPTRKFQSFVIIMIVASFGGAIYGYITLKLRLADKLLGASVGKIRRKLKIK, from the coding sequence ATGATAAATCAACCAAATCCTGCTGATCAACCGATCTTGACTAACCAAGAGAAAATGGTTAAAGGGTCTGCTTGGATGACAGCTAGTAATATAATTTCTCGTTTATTGGGTGCGGTCTATATTATCCCATGGTACGCATGGATGGGGAGTCACGCCAATGAAGCGAATAGTTTGTCTTCAATGGGTTACACGGTATATGCGCTCTTTTTATTAATCTCTACAGCAGGAATTCCTGCAGCAATTGCTAAACAAACTTCTTATTACAATTCATTAAATGAATATAAGATCAGCCGCCAACTCTTTTATAAGGCACTTCAGCTGATGGCTATTTTAGGAGCGATTTTTGCGATCGTGATGTATTTGGCTTCTCCTCTTTTAGCACAGTGGTCTGGCGGTGGCGAAGAACTGATTCCAACAATGCGGTCATTAAGTTTAGCCGTACTGATTTTTCCATGTATGAGTGTCGTTCGCGGTTATTTCCAAGGAAACCAAGATATGATGCCTTATGCGTTATCACAAATCGTTGAACAAGTAGCACGTGTTTTCTACATGTTGCTGACAGCATTTATCATCATGAAAGTTTTTGAAGGAAACTATGTTGATGCTGTAACACAATCAACATTAGCAGCATTTGTGGGGATGTTGGCAAGTCTTGTCGTTTTATTTTATTATTTCCATAAACAAAAACCGATGTTTGATTATCTCGCGGCTCATAGTGCGAATGAACATCAAGCCTCAACACGCGATTTGTTAACTGAGACCTTAAAAGAAGCACTTCCTTTCATCATCGTAGGTTCAGGTGTGACTGTGTTTAAATTAGTTGATCAGTTTACATTTTCTAATTTTATGAATACATTTACAACCTATTCAGGAAGTCAATTGCGTACCTTGTTTGCGATCTTTAATGCAAATCCAGACAAACTGACAATGGTCGTGATTGCGTTAGCAACGTCTATCTCAGCTACGGGGTTACCGTTGATCACTGAAGCGATCACTTTGAAGAAATATAGAGATTTATCAAAATTAATCAGCAATAACTTACAGTTATTTATGTTTGTGATGTTGCCAGCGACATTTGGTATGATCGTGTTGGCAAAACCACTTTATACAATGTTTTACGCTCCAGATGCTTTAGGTGTATCCGTCTTGATCCAAGCCTGTTTTGCAGGTTTATTTATGGGATTATACATGCTATCTTCAACGATGTTGATGGGGATGTATGAAAATAAAGCTGCAATCAAATATTTTGGTTTAGGGCTAGCATTAAAATTGATCGTTCAATATCCAAGCGTGCGACTTTTTGAAGTATATGGTCCATTGATTGCTACTATGATTGGTTTCACCCTTTCTTGTGTGTTGATCATGAGAAAAATCAAAAAGGTCAGTCACTTTAACTTTGGCTTGACTTTACGACGTGGTCTATTGATTTTCTTGATTACATTAATCATGATGATCGGGGCAATTATTATGAGACAGTTCTTGTATCTATTTTTAGATCCAACACGTAAATTCCAATCGTTTGTGATCATCATGATCGTAGCCTCGTTTGGCGGAGCGATTTATGGTTATATCACATTAAAACTACGCTTAGCTGATAAATTGCTAGGAGCTAGTGTTGGTAAAATTCGTCGTAAATTGAAAATAAAATAG
- a CDS encoding ABC transporter permease subunit — translation MITAKIESKGLIKGLIIWTILFAVIIFGFSAVYPQMHSSAMEDLLGAKLNGLSPALLKTFNISVNGQASFLVATGFFAYYFQYMFLAASIYAMMLGSQALIKEETDGTIEFLYAQPVTRREIVTSKFVANLFVLAIFWLISFGISVGSTLIYRQSTDSAATITKELGKIFVQESLILLFFLTLGFFVSTFIKSSKQSTSVSLGIVFGFYLIGIFSDLNDSFSWAKTISPTHMGIPSNLLDKGLSSGNIVLLSMLILLFLGGTYAVYQRKDLKV, via the coding sequence ATGATTACAGCTAAAATTGAAAGCAAAGGGCTTATTAAAGGATTGATTATTTGGACAATCCTGTTTGCAGTAATTATCTTCGGCTTTAGTGCTGTTTATCCTCAAATGCACAGCTCAGCTATGGAAGATCTTTTAGGTGCTAAACTAAATGGCTTGTCTCCTGCGCTCCTAAAAACCTTTAATATTAGTGTGAATGGTCAAGCGAGCTTCTTAGTTGCAACTGGTTTCTTTGCTTACTATTTTCAATATATGTTTTTAGCTGCATCTATTTATGCGATGATGTTGGGAAGTCAAGCTTTGATCAAAGAAGAGACAGACGGCACCATTGAATTTTTATATGCTCAACCTGTGACCCGTAGAGAAATTGTGACCAGTAAATTTGTAGCAAATCTCTTCGTTCTAGCTATTTTCTGGTTGATTTCATTTGGTATTTCTGTAGGGTCGACCTTGATTTACCGTCAATCGACTGATTCAGCTGCGACGATAACCAAAGAGCTTGGTAAAATTTTTGTGCAAGAAAGTCTGATTTTATTGTTTTTCTTAACACTTGGCTTTTTTGTTTCAACATTTATAAAGTCAAGTAAACAAAGCACCAGCGTTTCTTTAGGGATTGTATTTGGCTTTTATTTGATCGGGATATTCTCTGATTTGAATGACTCATTTAGTTGGGCTAAAACGATTTCGCCAACTCATATGGGGATTCCAAGTAACTTGTTAGATAAAGGCCTATCTAGCGGAAATATAGTGTTGTTGAGTATGTTGATTCTTTTATTCCTAGGCGGAACATACGCGGTTTACCAACGGAAGGATCTGAAGGTCTAG
- a CDS encoding TetR/AcrR family transcriptional regulator, with product MKKINIDQLKYERILKAALNQFAKYGYQKANTDDIAKEAEVSKGLIFHYFGKKQVLYERTISDVIDFLMEQSDDLVSKKYTDLVEVVIQSTQHKIKLEQKYPNQMHLLITAYAQKQRLPEEVQEKLAHYMEQNRAIAQQLLTGIIEQLPIKKEVAQQDVIQLVFGVFNQITVESLQLLNAHPEVTEVKQMQFLTERAELYMRILQTGFIENKAEDK from the coding sequence GTGAAAAAAATCAACATTGATCAACTAAAATATGAGCGGATTTTAAAGGCGGCGTTAAATCAATTTGCGAAATACGGTTATCAAAAGGCGAATACAGATGATATAGCGAAAGAGGCTGAGGTTTCTAAGGGCTTGATTTTTCATTATTTTGGTAAAAAACAAGTCTTGTATGAGCGGACGATCAGCGATGTGATTGATTTTTTGATGGAGCAGTCAGATGATTTAGTGTCTAAGAAATATACAGATTTAGTAGAAGTAGTAATCCAATCTACTCAGCATAAAATAAAACTAGAACAAAAATACCCAAATCAAATGCATTTGTTGATTACAGCGTATGCGCAAAAGCAACGTTTACCAGAGGAAGTTCAAGAAAAATTAGCACATTACATGGAGCAAAATAGGGCGATTGCCCAACAGCTTTTGACAGGTATCATCGAACAACTACCAATCAAAAAAGAAGTGGCACAGCAAGATGTTATTCAGTTAGTCTTTGGGGTATTTAACCAGATTACTGTGGAAAGTCTTCAGCTTTTAAATGCTCACCCAGAAGTTACTGAGGTCAAACAAATGCAGTTTTTAACAGAACGAGCAGAGCTTTATATGAGAATTTTACAAACAGGATTTATAGAAAATAAAGCAGAGGATAAATGA
- a CDS encoding ABC transporter ATP-binding protein produces the protein MNAIELKGLTKLYKKQAAINQVDLSVEKGEIYGFIGPNGAGKSTTIKAMLNFIYPDQGTATLLGLDSIKDAKEIRKRTGYVSSDVRFYPNMTTFEILKYVAELHQLKNSKQQIDYFIELFDIDAKKKMSELSLGNKKKIAITAGILPNPELLILDEPTNGLDPLMQHRLFEELEKYNQKGMTIFLSSHDLNEVQQHAHRAAFIREGKIITVQDITKEKSLGKVITLIGEHIPLSLFEKIGAAILKHQGNETRLFYEGKLQEILPLLADSSIQDFTITNPELEDQFMALYEGGTVK, from the coding sequence ATGAATGCTATTGAGCTTAAAGGATTGACTAAATTATATAAAAAACAAGCAGCCATCAATCAAGTAGACTTATCAGTAGAAAAAGGCGAAATCTACGGCTTTATCGGTCCGAATGGCGCGGGAAAATCAACTACGATCAAAGCCATGCTGAATTTTATTTACCCTGATCAAGGAACGGCTACGCTACTTGGTTTGGATAGTATCAAAGATGCAAAAGAAATTCGTAAGCGGACAGGATATGTTTCCAGTGATGTTCGTTTTTATCCTAATATGACAACGTTTGAGATACTTAAATATGTCGCTGAGCTTCACCAATTAAAAAACAGCAAACAGCAAATTGATTATTTTATAGAGTTGTTCGATATTGATGCCAAGAAAAAAATGTCTGAATTGTCATTAGGAAACAAGAAGAAAATCGCAATTACAGCGGGCATTTTACCTAATCCAGAGCTGCTGATTCTAGATGAACCGACAAATGGGTTAGATCCACTGATGCAACATCGTTTATTTGAAGAGCTAGAAAAATACAATCAAAAAGGCATGACGATCTTTTTATCCAGCCACGATTTAAATGAAGTTCAGCAACACGCACATCGGGCCGCTTTTATTCGTGAAGGAAAGATCATCACAGTTCAAGATATTACAAAAGAAAAATCGCTAGGCAAAGTCATTACGCTAATTGGAGAACATATTCCTTTATCCTTGTTTGAAAAAATCGGAGCAGCGATTTTAAAACACCAAGGTAATGAAACCCGTTTATTTTACGAAGGCAAGTTACAAGAGATACTGCCATTGTTAGCTGATTCATCGATTCAGGATTTTACGATTACGAATCCAGAATTAGAAGATCAATTTATGGCATTGTATGAGGGAGGAACAGTGAAATGA
- a CDS encoding pseudouridine synthase → MRLDKFLAETGVGSRKEAKQLLKKGLVTVNGQVIKEAKTQVDEVQDIIVFSGEELTYQEYYYYMLHKPQGVISATEDKWDQTVVDLLKDEDYREDLFPVGRLDKDTEGLLLLTNDGQLAHQLLSPKKHVDKEYFAIVQGIVTTNDIRQFTTGFALTNKELVKPSELMIDSVNEEEEQSEIRLIIQEGKFHQVKRMFEAVGKKVIYLKRLRMGNLWLDEELELGEYRALTEKELDGLKMNK, encoded by the coding sequence ATGCGTTTAGATAAATTCCTTGCAGAAACAGGTGTTGGCAGCCGAAAAGAAGCCAAACAATTATTGAAAAAAGGGCTAGTAACAGTTAATGGCCAAGTTATCAAGGAGGCTAAAACGCAAGTTGATGAAGTGCAAGATATCATTGTATTTTCTGGTGAAGAATTAACGTATCAAGAATATTACTACTATATGCTACATAAGCCGCAGGGCGTGATTTCAGCAACTGAGGACAAGTGGGACCAAACTGTAGTGGACTTATTAAAAGATGAAGATTATCGGGAAGATTTATTTCCTGTTGGAAGGCTAGATAAGGATACGGAGGGCTTACTATTATTGACAAATGATGGTCAACTAGCACATCAACTGTTATCGCCAAAAAAGCATGTAGATAAAGAATACTTTGCAATTGTTCAAGGGATCGTAACAACTAATGATATTAGACAGTTTACGACAGGATTTGCGCTAACCAACAAGGAGTTGGTCAAACCAAGTGAGCTAATGATTGACTCTGTAAATGAGGAAGAGGAACAATCAGAAATTCGTTTGATTATCCAAGAAGGGAAGTTTCATCAAGTAAAACGCATGTTTGAAGCTGTAGGTAAAAAAGTTATTTATCTGAAACGATTGCGGATGGGGAATTTATGGCTAGATGAAGAACTAGAGCTTGGGGAATATCGAGCGTTGACCGAAAAAGAACTTGATGGATTAAAAATGAATAAATAG
- a CDS encoding DUF916 domain-containing protein, giving the protein MKMTYYRILFVGCLCCLPVVSGHTKQGHAQETTSTEMGYHIYAILPENQQNPDNSFFDLRMTPGQEQTIEVAIVNVSSQEQTFTLEINQAYTNEQGFIDYSDKQRTQETNKELTIDQIATYKKTVMIQKQHTEKVPITLKMPKEAYSGELLAGIKVSKLENQMNQEGITNTYSYLLGLRLTENDQIVQRKIGLKKIEPTIAFGKASIAIDLINPVREAYGHLTYHVEVREAETGKLINQKDYTELQLAPVSTYHFSIDWDDEHLVAGNYKLKLIITDKKENSWTYHRKFSISPNSAEQVNTMVAENKQFPYIRLLLGAILLVLTVLSVFLIKKKWLVVNQNRKNL; this is encoded by the coding sequence ATGAAGATGACCTATTACCGCATATTATTTGTGGGCTGTTTATGCTGTCTGCCGGTAGTGTCTGGTCACACAAAACAAGGGCATGCACAAGAAACAACTAGCACTGAAATGGGGTACCACATTTATGCCATTTTACCAGAAAATCAACAAAATCCAGACAATTCATTTTTTGATTTACGAATGACACCTGGGCAGGAGCAGACCATTGAAGTTGCTATTGTCAACGTCTCGTCGCAAGAGCAGACTTTTACGCTAGAAATCAACCAAGCTTATACCAATGAACAAGGCTTTATCGATTATTCTGACAAACAACGAACGCAAGAAACAAACAAAGAATTAACGATTGACCAAATTGCTACGTATAAGAAAACCGTGATGATACAAAAACAACATACTGAAAAAGTTCCCATTACACTGAAAATGCCAAAGGAAGCCTATTCTGGTGAACTATTGGCAGGAATTAAAGTCAGTAAGCTGGAAAATCAGATGAATCAAGAGGGGATTACTAATACATATAGCTATCTTTTGGGACTGCGATTGACAGAAAATGACCAAATTGTGCAACGAAAGATTGGGTTGAAAAAAATTGAACCGACGATTGCTTTTGGTAAAGCGAGTATTGCGATTGATTTAATAAATCCCGTACGGGAAGCCTATGGTCACTTGACCTATCATGTTGAAGTCCGAGAGGCTGAAACAGGAAAGCTAATCAACCAAAAAGACTATACCGAGTTACAACTAGCACCCGTTTCGACCTACCATTTTTCTATCGATTGGGACGATGAGCATTTAGTAGCTGGTAACTATAAATTAAAACTAATAATCACAGACAAAAAAGAGAATAGCTGGACCTACCATAGAAAATTTTCTATCAGTCCCAATTCAGCTGAACAAGTTAATACAATGGTTGCTGAAAATAAACAATTTCCTTATATAAGACTTCTATTAGGTGCAATTTTACTAGTACTCACTGTCTTAAGTGTTTTTCTTATAAAAAAAAAGTGGCTAGTTGTTAATCAGAATAGGAAAAACTTATGA